DNA sequence from the Glycine soja cultivar W05 chromosome 18, ASM419377v2, whole genome shotgun sequence genome:
tatttttcattatatcattttattaatttctttctctttctttattatttccCTGTATTATCTCCTTTCTTCAACCAATACACCTAGGAAAACAATATTTAGTGAGTGTAGACTATTATAACTCCCATTAACTCCACATGATACATAAACCTTTTTCGATACAACACATGATGaataattaagtattattaatttttcttaaaatataaaatttaaacattagtATAAACATTGGTTAGGACTATAAATGAATAGTAGTGTAAGATAACCTAAAAAGTTCTCCAAATTTAGggaatactttatttttttctaaaaagaatAGATGCAAACTCTTAGTCAAAagtcaatttttattaatttgtagtcatttggaaaaaaaaaactctcagcTAGAATTGatgaaaaacacacaaaaaaaataaggaattaactataacaaattaaaagtaGAAAGCTAGAATTTATTTAGTGTTAATGAAAAGTGAAGTTGGTCCACTGCATCACATCCATGACTCCTTTGGATGatgtttaaattagttttttcatgtgctttgtttctttactttatttattaattatcattaatttaccTAAAACAGGAGCATACGCAACTACACGGCTCGAAGGAACCTGAACTTCTTCTCATGCGGGTCCGGGAACCCAATCGACGACTGCTGGCGGTGCGACAAGCGGTGGTACGCCCGCCGCAAGCGCCTAGCCAACTGCGGCATCGGTTTCGGCCGCAACGCCATCGGCGGCCGCGACGGGCGCTACTACGTCGTGTCGGACCCCGGCGACGACGACCCAGTCAACCCGAAACCCGGCACCCTCCGGCACGCCGTGATCCAGGACCGCCCCCTCTGGATCGTGTTCAAGCGCGACATGGTCATAACCTTAAAGCAAGAACTCATCATGAACAGCTTCAAGACCATCGACGGCCGCGGCGTGAACGTCCACATCGCTTATGGTGCGTGCATCACCATCCAGTTCGTCACCAACGTGATCATCCATGGGTTGCATATTCATGACTGCAAGGTGACTGGGAACGCCATGGTTCGGAGCTCTCCTTCGCATTATGGTTGGAGGACCCTTGCTGATGGAGATGGGATCTCCATCTTTGGCTCGAGTCATATTTGGATTGATCATAACTCGCTGTCGAATTGCGCTGATGGGCTTGTGGATGCTGTTATGGGGTCCACTGCTATTACTATTTCCAACAACTACTTCACCCACCACAACGAGGTATGTATATAACATTGGTTGATTCATTCTCAATTCTTAGCTTTCAATTACAATGTTCCTTTTGgttgaagtattttttatattcctcATGTTTAATTGAGTTCATAATTGTTCAGGTTATGCTACTGGGTCACAGTGACTCTTATGTCCGCGACAAGCAGATGCAAGTAACCATTGCTTACAACCATTTTGGGGAGGGACTTATCCAAAGAATGCCCAGGTAACTAACATCGATCTTTAAAGCAAGCAACTTTTATTAAGACCTTAATTTTTAATGACTTTCACTGTAAAATTTGTGAAACAATTAGAAACACTTGAACATgagtaattataataaaagtaaataattttattatatgtgacagtaatctaaataaaatatctttacaTTATCGACacgttttaattaaaatttatcattaattattttttattttttgagagagGCGGTGTCAGATATTAGTATTCTTGAGTATTTGATTGGTGTCATGAGCCTTGGGCCCGATTGTTTGATGTTTTCTTTTGGGTTCTTGGAAGCCCATTTAAATTTTGACAGACTCAAAAAGGAGGTTCATCTAATAGTCCAAATAAAAGGTCCATTAAGTGAAAACTTTGACAAATAGACCAATTTCTAGTACtatgaagaaaaaaggaaaaaattacaGTTTCCAGCTCATGTCACGTGTCTAGCCTCTTAGGAGTCACCTCTGTGATgggagaaattattatatagtcCTGCATCATCATagtcttagccaatctttttataacacataattaagtttaattaacTACTTTTTCATAAATTGAAAACATTTAGATATGTTTTCAATTCTCTATAGttacataaaaaattgaaggtCATAGGCATGTAATGATTCGAACCTTATATAATAATCATAGATTATGTATCTTGTGCTAACAATGGATGAATTATTGATAATGCAGGTGCAGGCATGGGTATTTCCACGTGGTTAACAACGACTATACCCACTGGGTAATGTATGCAATTGGAGGCAGTGCTAACCCCACAATTAATAGCCAGGGCAACAGATACCTCGCCCCTCTGAACCCTTTTGCTAAAGAGGTAACATACTTACATGTAATATTGTTAGCTGTGGGATTTTTTCTTCATGGTAATGAactttttacttaaatttttgaaattcaatgtGGACAGGTGACAAAGAGAGTGGACACGGGGTCATCCGTATGGAAAAGTTGGAATTGGAGATCTGAAGGAGACCTTTTGCTCAATGGAGCCTTTTTCACTTCATCAGGAGCAGGAGCTGCAGCAAGCTATGCCAGAGCCTCAAGTTTGGGGGCAAAATCGTCTTCTTTGGTTGGTACCATCACCTCTGGAGCTGGTGTTCTTAACTGCCGCAGGGGTGCCATGTGTTAATATCAAACACACTACTACAACCAAAGGAGATTAAACtcataatacttgaaaaaaatatgagGCAGAGAAAAGCATaaaggaaaggaagaaagaaaaagttttcattctttttcctctttttattgCGTTGTTATAAATGTACTACTGATTGAGTTTGCACATGCAGCAGCAACTGTGATCACACCCGTTGTTTGTCTTCTCACTACTAGTTAGATATATCCCGGGGGGACACTGTACATTTTATTTGAACTGTTATCAAATTGATAACAATGGTTGCTTGCTTAAAAGGCACTTCTTCCCACTTTCACAATCCTTCACTTGTGCGAGAGATTTCCCCGTAATTTTCCAATGGAAACAAAATCTATTCTCTCTTCCCCCTAGTTTCTTTCTGTCTTCTTCCCATGTATCCTCTATTGTATGGTCTTTTGAGACTTTGTCCACTAGTACACCTCAATTATGTGTGTGTCCTTCATTTAGTAAACGCTTGATTTGCTCCTAATGAAATGGgcaaaaaagggagaaaaaaaaaaggaatgtaTTACTGAAATAGTTGGTTGTGTATTTGTTTAAATCAGAATATTATCATCTTTTACTTATGCCTTTgttatgttgatgcttttccctttcaagaatatttttagcatattttttataaataaaaatgatttaatttatgaGTTTAATATATGTGTAATCAGTGTAGAAGTTTTTACagtttatgataattattataaaaatcgaCAAGgttatcatatataaaaatttataattatatgatagtataaaaaatcTCTACACTTCcatgaaaaatgtttttaatacataagtaattatattgtaaaaataatatatatcaaatatGCTGAGAGTTATGAATCAGGATtatcaattgaaaaattaattgagaattatatatatatatatatatatatatatatataattttatcattatattagttattaaatttttaattaacggttataactttttttttaaaatgtatttttattttagaaacaccaaatttaaaaaatagcacGGTGTTGCGGATTAGGCCTAGGTCCCAACCCCAACTTGAGTCCGATTTACCATCCTTTTAATTTGTAGACATTGACTAGATACACCTAGTATTGAAGTCATATCATGATAccattgcttcctgcacctccaAGTTCCTTCTTGCACTTTCAAGTTGCTTCTTGCActcttttttgaatttttttcttttctttttgaattggtCATtctaaaagctaaaaaaagagtGCATTTcataatgtaattttacattctaGATTAATCATTTTGGAAAGGAGAAAGCAACTAGGAGGTGCAGGAAGGAACATCCCATGGTACTCCAAAACATCATATAGCCATTGGCCTTAATATACCTTGTGTTATTGCTACACATTTGAACTATAATTGGGTTAGATCAAAATGAATGTTTTCAAGCAAATGAATTAGGCTagcattttatattataattaattcacACAATGATTCATACTTTGAGAgaccaaatttacaattaacaaacataaaaatagtaaataaaaaatattttttatctatcaaCATGATATGACATGATTGGTAAATAATCTCATCCCTTTAAGCATGTGATCATGCGTTCAACCTCTTAAATAGATCTCAGTGTCTCAGGAGATtagtaattgatttttttattgagggATACCTTGATTtgcacaaaaataatttttatctattaacTAAATAAGTCAAATGGTTACCTAAAAAATTAAGTCAAATAATTTAGTGGCTTTGGGGACATAGATTAAGAAGAAGACAACGATTTTTATCACAAGAAGAAGACAATGATTTTTATCACActtttactctcttttttttcaatttttatcatttttttagacATTCTACCTtctatattcaaaattttacatattttaccatcttatttttaaattttgtgcaTTTTACCCATGATTTTACATCAATATACTAATAACATATCAACAATCAATGTAAACACCAGGATAGTTGGCAATCAACTAATGATAATTGGTAAAAGCTAGGAAGGTGGGTGAATGAGGAtaagttgaaaaataatatttttatataattatttaaagttgTAGTTGTATTgacttaatatatttaaaataaaatataaattttatcatatatatcataaaaataatttaattaagaattttactttttttaactaaaaagcaaaaaaaaataaacattttactcgattaaattcaacttaaaaacatatttttctaatttgtattcatattttgatctccacttttaaatttttaaacattttatcattttaattttaataatttgccTTGTTACTTATGATTGTGATTCAACATGCTAATGTCACATTGACATTGAATGTAAACATCACATTAATATTAAAGTCTCAGGTCATCGATTAACTTATCATATCATTCGTTAAGCAacgataaataaataataatagacATAATAGTGATTAAAAAGATGAACGagtaaaaataagttaaaaaatagtatttttatataattatattgacttaatatatttaaaataaaatataaattacattatatatatcataaaaataatttaattaagaatttgACCTTGTTAACTAAAAAGCAATATTTTTACTCAATTAAAGGTATTCagctaaaataattatatttttcaattctatACTTCAATTTTTGCTAGTTCTTACAAAtgtcttataatatatataagtaaaatataataactttcccaaaataaaaaaaaccaaactatttatgaatatttatgAAAAGTAGATACCCatgcaataatatttttatgtttatctcTTTTCATTGCATCGCATAATCTATTacatcacatatttataatttgtccaCAAATAACATTTCTTAATTAacaactaaataattaatatcattcaTTCAACTTTTatacttaaattatttaatcattgtctataaaataaaaaattaaactttttataatattttaatgaaaattttagaGATGAAACTTTCTTTAAgagtcaattaattttaaattttaaaaaaaaatatttaatttctcttatGGGAATGACAGGaatgtaaataaaatgtaaaagtcTATTAgagtgttattaattaattcccATGGGCAGTGAAAGCTATATATGTATtacttatattattaattaattaattaattgctaTGCgtgtgttattaattaatttctatttgtggtgaaaataatatatgtattataaatattattattttaaattaatattgtcCATAAAATATATACTCAAAAGTAAcaagatttaaataaattaatatgactataatataaatttatttaatatatattttttactagtaataatatgtaatttttactattttcttaCATGTCAAtaactcaatatttttttgttatagacCATACTAATCCTTCACGCAATAtagttttgtttgaattttgtaaatattcagaagtcaaacttaaaatatcttattaaaatgaaataatcttATGTCAGTAAGTTTACACCATcgatcatttttaatatttaatgttaatatcTTTATCCATTAcactattttttatgtatttaattatattaaattaaatcttgttaattaaaataaaatttaaaattacatatgtGGATAAAATGAggcattaaaattttatatttatgatatttaataaatttctattaaataaattaaaaaattataaatatttatgaaaagtagatacattaaaatttatattatttaataactttatataaaatataaaactaacttACCTTTAAGAAATATTATGGAAAGAGAAAATAGGTTATAtatagtaatataaaataattttatattattatttaatcacaaatattattattatatgataaatgtattattttttatcataattattttaaaagtcaaattGAACTTTTTCAAAGATAAAGATCAAActaaaccaaaaatataaatcaattatattttatttaattatccgtgcaaattttttacactaataatacatcatccacaaaaataggccaaataatttatttagttctttagtttatatttttggtttagTTTGATCTTTATCTTTGAAAaagttcaatttgatctttttttctaatttagtcctttaatttttaaaaattttatttcagtcatttatgttttttttgttcagTTTAATCCTTTGATTCATTTAAGATTGATGTCATTAATcaattaagaataaattttttttgttaaaaatgaagTGTAGGAAAAGGGAAggcaaaaaaattcatttttaaatgatgaatgacATTAATCTTAAATGGAAATTGTTATTTTGTGCGAAAAAGTTTTCATGAAACATGCACGAACTTGTGTTGccacaaaaacatatttagtatattttttaatttttttagccaatatttactttaaaaaaatagttgttcATATTAGTTCTTGCGTGTTTGGTGCATTGTTTCTTTCAAGCTAAATAAGACTGTTGTTCTTAAATAGACGAAaggatcaaattttaaaaaataaaaataaatgatcgaactcaatcaaaaattaagatattgaattaaataaattatttagccacaaatataaaagagaaatgTTAAAAACACTTTCATTCAAGCATATTTTTTCTCATTggttaaaatttgttgaaaatgacaaaatttgGTGAGTCCCACATCATATATTTAATGACTTTCtcttcattttataattttcaatcaatattaataaattttaagaatatattaaaagaaatgttaaaagtgtatTCCTAAGACTCCTCTGGATAAAAAGGTGGTTATTCTACCAAAGCAAAGCCAGAAGTAAGAAACAGAGAGACATTGCGTTTGTTAGCTCCGAATTGATCAATGGCTCAGTCATATTCGTGGCTCTTCCTGGCGACTTGTGCCACCCTCTTCCTTCTGATTTCGTCGGCGACAACAGCGGACGCAGGAGGAGCAGGAACAGCACCAGGGATGGAAATGACGTGGATGCCCTCCATCTCCATGGAAGGAGCTGAAGAAGAGTTCATGTTGGACAACGAGATCAACCGGCGCATGTTAGCGAGCACAAGGTACATAAGCTACTGTGCGATCCATAGGGGCAGTGTCCCCTGTTCTCACCGCGGAGCCTCCTACTACCATTGCCAACCTGGCGCTCAGGCCAACCCTTACCATCGTGGCTGCAGTGCCATTACAAGGTGCAGGCACTAAGCtaaattattatattctatttttatttttttaaaaaaattggcatTGGGATAATTGCATTGTACACATCAAGATATTATTGCATGGTTATTAATTAACTCCTTATTATTATGTAGTATAATGTATTGGCCGATTGctgatatataattaaaataatgattcagTGTCTGTGTCACtcattcatcattttttttcttcttttcgtttgctttttttatttatcaataaatattaattattaacttgTTAGCGGAAGAGATTTTTTAatccactattttttttttctttttcatttcgtTCTCAtcctttagttttttaaatttattggatGGTTAATTCTTTGCTTTACTACGTGCTACCTGAGCATGATGTTTTGTTtgttgagagattttgctaatGAAAATACTCATTCCGATTTCAAATTATACGAtgttttggagaaaaaaatatatatttccaaatatgtcattttataaaattaatgtcacattaaatacttttttgtaAGATTATCCTTAATTAACACCTACGGGAAGTAATGTATGGGAAGAATAAAAGAGTTAATTGTATTCCATAATACTTTGATAAAAAAGGAGAAGTATTActttgtttttagaaaaaaaaaaatcatgatgcTTTTTTCTTTCCATGCTTATGGAGTTGTTGGAGTTGTTTGAAATTGATGCATGGTAAATAACAATTGAATTTTAAGTGTGATCTTTTAAAATGAGTGAATTAAGATGAAAGAAACATGTAATACACCAAAAGTTATTGatttaacatttgaatttcttggttCGATCTCCtactaaacataaaataataattagaggTATcactttagttaaaaaaaataggctGATGCATTGGGGAGAAAGACTACGCCTAATCTTCTTCC
Encoded proteins:
- the LOC114397754 gene encoding probable pectate lyase 8, with the translated sequence MKVLSPKLFTLSILLAALVLASANAVSGNEMQKHEATESRDVVEEEKLQVQSLKNSSMAERSGSALNEHAVDNPEEIASMVDESIRNYTARRNLNFFSCGSGNPIDDCWRCDKRWYARRKRLANCGIGFGRNAIGGRDGRYYVVSDPGDDDPVNPKPGTLRHAVIQDRPLWIVFKRDMVITLKQELIMNSFKTIDGRGVNVHIAYGACITIQFVTNVIIHGLHIHDCKVTGNAMVRSSPSHYGWRTLADGDGISIFGSSHIWIDHNSLSNCADGLVDAVMGSTAITISNNYFTHHNEVMLLGHSDSYVRDKQMQVTIAYNHFGEGLIQRMPRCRHGYFHVVNNDYTHWVMYAIGGSANPTINSQGNRYLAPLNPFAKEVTKRVDTGSSVWKSWNWRSEGDLLLNGAFFTSSGAGAAASYARASSLGAKSSSLVGTITSGAGVLNCRRGAMC
- the LOC114394471 gene encoding protein RALF-like 33 encodes the protein MAQSYSWLFLATCATLFLLISSATTADAGGAGTAPGMEMTWMPSISMEGAEEEFMLDNEINRRMLASTRYISYCAIHRGSVPCSHRGASYYHCQPGAQANPYHRGCSAITRCRH